Below is a window of Deltaproteobacteria bacterium DNA.
ACTGGTGGGACAGGCGGAAGTATTCCAGGGCCCTGTCCAGGGCCCTCTCCTTCTCGCCGGTGTCTACATGGGGATCGTCCAGGGTGAAACTCTCGACTTTTCCCCGCACATACGCACGGTAGCACTTGTAGAAATCGAGAACCCGATAGATCCCCGGGTCGCCAAATCGATTCACATAACGGTCTATGAGAACCCGGCTGAGATCGCCCCTTCCTCGATAGTCGAGATCCATTGCGAGGAATCCGATATCCGCCGCGATGTCAATATAACGAAATCGCTCATTGAACTCGATGCAGTCGAGGATGGAGATCTCCTGGCCGAAAAAGACGTGTTCCAGCCTGAGATCTCCATGGCAGTCCCTGATTCTTCCTTCCCTGATCCTTTGGAGGAAAACTTGCCTGTTCCTCTCCAAGAAGGAATCGGTAGCCCCTCGAATCTCCCGGAACTGCCTTCCAGAGACGGTGGTACCGATGTACTTTTCCGTCTGTTCAAAATTCTCATCCGTGTCCTGCCTCAGCCGATTCGGCCTTGCAAAGCTCTGGATTCTCTCATTGGTCTCTGTCTTGCCATAGAAATCAACCAATCTGTCAGCGACCCTCTCCACCATCTCCCGACTGATCATTCCTCGGTCCAGGAGCCTGTCCATAAGGAGATCTTCCGGTATCTGCTTCATCTTTACGGCATATTCGACGGTGCGGCCCTCGCCGTCGATTACAACCCTTCCACCCTTCTTTCTTATGGGCACCACGGCGAGATAGATATCCCTTGAAAGCCTCCTGTTCAGGTTCAGCTCCAATTGGCAGAAGTGTTTTCTCTTATCCAGAGTCGTAAAGTCGAGGAACCCGAAGTTGACAGGCTTCTTGACCTTGTACGCATGAGCGCCGGTAAAGAAGACCAGGGAGATGTGGGTTTCCGTAAAGCTTACAGAGCCGGGTCGCTCAGGATAGGCAGCAGGATCCATGAGGGCTCTTTGCAACTGTGCTGTGTCCATGGGATATGCGCTGCGGCTCCTATCTTCTCTCCACCCTCCTTACCTCCCACCGCTCCGGCTCGTCGTACTCGGTATCGATGAGCAGATAGATCAGGTCGACAGAGGAGAAATGTTTCTTTATTTCGCCCAGGTCAACCTCCTGGAAGATGGCCTTGTTGTTGAGATAGGCCTGACGGGTCAGGGCGTTTGACTCGTAATTTTCCTTGGTCCTCTTGAGGATCCGCCTGATCGAAGCCTCTTCGGAACACCTCATCTCCGCAATTACCAGCGGCCTTGCAGTCCTATGGGCTATCCCAGCGGCCCGTATCCTCAGATCCTGCGTCACGAAGGTCGCGTCGAGAATAAGCCCTCCTGGATTCCTATTGAGCCTCTCCTCTGCCTGACGAAACATCTCTTCGTAGACCTT
It encodes the following:
- a CDS encoding ATP-binding protein encodes the protein MDRGFSEAIASEVPENALLISTGLPGSWKSPVTERISEIKGASILRSDMIRLEVLRGLDIFDEKVASNRENRMKVYEEMFRQAEERLNRNPGGLILDATFVTQDLRIRAAGIAHRTARPLVIAEMRCSEEASIRRILKRTKENYESNALTRQAYLNNKAIFQEVDLGEIKKHFSSVDLIYLLIDTEYDEPERWEVRRVERR
- a CDS encoding gluconokinase; this encodes MDPAAYPERPGSVSFTETHISLVFFTGAHAYKVKKPVNFGFLDFTTLDKRKHFCQLELNLNRRLSRDIYLAVVPIRKKGGRVVIDGEGRTVEYAVKMKQIPEDLLMDRLLDRGMISREMVERVADRLVDFYGKTETNERIQSFARPNRLRQDTDENFEQTEKYIGTTVSGRQFREIRGATDSFLERNRQVFLQRIREGRIRDCHGDLRLEHVFFGQEISILDCIEFNERFRYIDIAADIGFLAMDLDYRGRGDLSRVLIDRYVNRFGDPGIYRVLDFYKCYRAYVRGKVESFTLDDPHVDTGEKERALDRALEYFRLSHQYAGMLS